Proteins from a single region of Syntrophales bacterium:
- a CDS encoding AMP-binding protein: MSGKATGSFNIGNYPKVAAARYGDREAISCMTTGRRFTFRQVNRRINGLANGLLGLGIKKGDNTAFLSYNRHEIVETYLALGKIGSIGLPLNYRLSPQEMAELMNFCGTENLIFDASFTALVEGLRPQLPSIKRFICFGSEIPAYAVSYEDLVSQSSPEEPDVEISEEDPQYLNLTSGTTGLPKAYMLSQYNNAGAGPTMIYMHDVTPNDVVMTVFPIYGRVGFAWSACALFAGARNVIHQFDLTKILGVIEQEKVTISNWVPTMASFVLALPDVEKYDLSSLRALVFCSSPFSVALQEQVRKRLCTNLYEFYGLQETGLLVNIGPKDKLRKPESVGTLYFGADVRIVDFQGKDVPTGEVGEIIGRGVAVTAGYYKNEEKTRDMFRDGWFYTGDLGRFDEDGFLYLAGRKKDMIITGGQNVYAIEVEEMLMGHPAVLQCAVIGLPDDTWGEMVTAVIIPFPGRNVTEEELIAFGRERIAHFKAPKKIIFVDNLPMTPTGKVQKFLLVEKFASA; the protein is encoded by the coding sequence ATGTCAGGAAAAGCAACGGGATCTTTTAACATCGGCAATTATCCGAAAGTCGCAGCTGCACGCTACGGTGACCGGGAGGCGATCTCCTGCATGACGACAGGCCGGCGTTTTACGTTCCGGCAGGTCAACCGGCGGATCAACGGCCTGGCGAACGGGCTCCTCGGACTGGGCATCAAGAAGGGAGACAACACCGCTTTTCTTTCCTACAACCGCCACGAAATCGTCGAAACCTATCTTGCCCTGGGCAAGATCGGCAGCATCGGGCTGCCGCTCAACTACCGCCTGTCGCCCCAGGAGATGGCGGAACTCATGAACTTCTGCGGCACGGAGAACCTGATCTTCGATGCGTCCTTCACGGCGCTCGTCGAGGGATTGCGTCCGCAGCTCCCGTCGATCAAGCGTTTCATCTGCTTCGGCAGCGAGATTCCGGCTTATGCCGTGTCTTATGAAGACCTGGTCAGCCAGTCCTCGCCGGAGGAGCCGGACGTGGAGATCAGCGAGGAGGATCCCCAGTACCTAAACCTGACTTCGGGGACCACCGGGCTCCCGAAGGCCTACATGCTCTCGCAGTACAACAACGCCGGCGCAGGCCCGACGATGATCTACATGCACGACGTGACGCCGAACGACGTGGTCATGACCGTGTTTCCGATTTACGGGCGTGTCGGCTTCGCCTGGTCGGCCTGCGCGCTGTTTGCAGGGGCCCGCAACGTCATTCACCAGTTCGACCTGACGAAGATCCTGGGGGTCATTGAGCAGGAGAAGGTGACCATCTCCAACTGGGTGCCCACCATGGCGAGCTTTGTTCTCGCCCTTCCGGACGTCGAAAAGTACGACCTTTCCTCGCTGCGCGCCCTCGTCTTCTGCTCCTCGCCGTTTTCCGTGGCGCTTCAGGAGCAGGTCAGGAAGCGCCTGTGCACCAACCTGTACGAGTTCTACGGGCTCCAGGAGACCGGCCTCCTGGTCAACATCGGGCCGAAGGACAAGCTGCGCAAGCCCGAGTCCGTGGGGACGCTCTATTTCGGGGCGGACGTGCGGATTGTGGACTTCCAGGGCAAAGATGTTCCCACGGGTGAGGTGGGCGAGATCATCGGCCGGGGGGTGGCCGTCACGGCAGGCTATTACAAAAACGAGGAAAAAACGCGGGATATGTTCAGGGACGGCTGGTTCTACACCGGCGACCTGGGACGCTTCGACGAGGACGGGTTTCTCTACCTGGCCGGCAGGAAGAAGGACATGATCATCACGGGCGGCCAGAATGTCTATGCGATCGAGGTGGAGGAGATGCTCATGGGGCACCCGGCGGTCCTGCAGTGTGCCGTCATCGGCCTGCCCGACGACACCTGGGGCGAGATGGTCACAGCCGTCATCATCCCTTTCCCCGGCCGGAACGTGACGGAGGAAGAGCTCATTGCCTTCGGCCGTGAGCGGATCGCCCATTTCAAAGCCCCGAAAAAAATCATTTTCGTGGACAACCTGCCCATGACCCCGACCGGGAAGGTCCAGAAGTTTCTCCTTGTGGAGAAGTTTGCCTCCGCGTGA
- a CDS encoding acyl-CoA dehydrogenase family protein translates to MDILNYTEEHGIFRDMARRFVANELAPHAEEWEEAGIVPRSIWLKMGQQGFLGTSVPMEYGGPGADFLYSVIVIEELARANLASFSTWLHSDIVVPYIVSFATEEQKQKYLPGCVSGDIITSVAMTEPNAGSDLAAMKTTAVEDGDFVVINGQKTFISNGINCDLCVLAAKDPSEKNPHASVDLYLVEADTPGFEKGRRIMKAGCHSQDTAELYFTDCRIPKSNRLGEKGTGFLKLMQKLQQERLVCAVVAIAGAEYMLDITIPYCRERTVFGKPISKFQHNQFEIVEMATEIKLGRTFIDKLVADHMEGQNIVIETSMAKYWMTDMAFKVADRCMQLHGGYGYCDEYPISRAWRDCRAARIFAGTNEIMKVIIARFMGL, encoded by the coding sequence ATGGACATTCTCAACTACACGGAAGAGCACGGGATCTTCCGCGACATGGCACGAAGGTTCGTTGCGAACGAATTGGCACCTCACGCCGAAGAATGGGAAGAAGCCGGCATCGTTCCCCGGAGCATCTGGCTGAAGATGGGACAGCAGGGATTCCTGGGGACTTCCGTTCCCATGGAATATGGCGGGCCGGGAGCGGATTTCCTCTACTCGGTGATCGTGATCGAAGAGCTGGCGCGGGCGAACCTGGCAAGCTTCTCCACGTGGCTCCACAGCGACATCGTTGTCCCGTACATCGTCTCGTTCGCGACGGAAGAGCAGAAGCAGAAGTACCTTCCCGGCTGCGTGAGCGGCGACATCATCACCTCGGTGGCCATGACGGAGCCCAACGCGGGGAGCGACCTGGCGGCCATGAAGACGACGGCCGTGGAGGACGGCGACTTTGTCGTCATCAACGGCCAGAAGACCTTCATCTCGAACGGGATCAACTGCGACCTGTGCGTCCTGGCCGCCAAGGACCCGTCCGAGAAGAACCCCCACGCGTCGGTGGACCTGTATCTCGTGGAGGCGGATACGCCGGGCTTCGAGAAGGGAAGAAGGATCATGAAGGCGGGCTGCCACAGCCAGGACACGGCAGAGCTCTATTTCACGGATTGCCGGATTCCCAAGAGCAACCGGCTGGGCGAAAAGGGCACGGGATTTTTAAAGCTGATGCAGAAACTCCAGCAGGAGCGACTGGTCTGCGCCGTCGTGGCCATCGCCGGGGCGGAATACATGCTGGACATCACCATTCCCTACTGCCGGGAGCGGACGGTGTTCGGAAAGCCGATCTCCAAGTTCCAGCACAATCAGTTCGAAATCGTGGAGATGGCGACGGAAATCAAGCTGGGCAGGACCTTTATCGACAAGCTGGTAGCCGACCACATGGAGGGTCAAAACATCGTCATCGAGACGTCCATGGCCAAGTACTGGATGACGGACATGGCCTTCAAGGTGGCCGACCGGTGTATGCAGCTTCACGGCGGCTACGGGTACTGCGACGAATATCCCATCTCGCGGGCCTGGCGGGACTGCCGGGCGGCCCGAATCTTTGCCGGCACCAACGAGATCATGAAGGTCATCATCGCCCGTTTCATGGGGCTGTAG
- a CDS encoding s-methyl-5-thioribose-1-phosphate isomerase — MEPLLLHLENNVTLEEDRLVLVDRRRLPREIVRVSCAGYGDVARAIEDMVVQGAGDIAVTAGFGLYLAAREAERLGGREAGAFLERAAERLKATRPTGYHLAALLDRLLGMLAEEPDDPRPAERILSFLKNILDRQRRISEDTGRHAETLLVPGESILTHCFAGGALLYMLRFAREKGKDVRIFCTETRPYLQGARLTAWSVSHLGLPVTLITDNMAAHCMSRGMVQKVFTAADRIALDGTVANKVGTLQLAICADRYKIPFWVLAYGGPDRRTARGEDIPIEERDPAEVLTFRGTPITGEDVKGYYPAFDLTPRELVTGIVTSRGIETWKG, encoded by the coding sequence ATGGAACCCCTGCTCCTGCACCTGGAAAACAATGTTACCCTCGAAGAGGACCGGCTGGTCCTGGTGGACCGGCGGCGGCTGCCCCGGGAGATCGTCCGGGTCTCCTGTGCCGGCTACGGGGACGTGGCGCGGGCCATTGAAGACATGGTCGTCCAGGGGGCGGGTGACATCGCCGTCACCGCCGGATTCGGGCTATACCTGGCGGCCCGGGAGGCGGAGCGGCTGGGCGGTCGGGAGGCCGGGGCCTTTCTGGAGAGGGCCGCAGAGCGGCTGAAGGCCACTCGGCCAACGGGCTATCACCTGGCGGCGCTTTTGGACCGGCTTCTGGGAATGCTGGCGGAAGAGCCGGACGATCCCCGCCCGGCGGAGAGAATCCTGTCTTTCCTGAAAAACATCCTGGACCGGCAGCGGCGGATCTCCGAAGACACGGGGCGCCACGCCGAGACGCTCCTTGTCCCGGGGGAATCGATCCTGACCCACTGCTTTGCCGGGGGAGCGCTCCTGTACATGCTGCGCTTCGCACGGGAAAAGGGGAAGGACGTCCGCATTTTCTGCACGGAAACCCGACCTTATCTCCAGGGCGCGCGGCTCACCGCCTGGTCGGTCAGCCATCTCGGCCTCCCCGTCACCCTCATCACCGACAACATGGCGGCCCACTGCATGTCCCGGGGGATGGTGCAGAAAGTTTTCACCGCCGCCGACCGGATCGCCCTGGACGGAACCGTCGCCAACAAGGTGGGAACCCTGCAGCTGGCGATCTGCGCGGACCGGTACAAAATTCCTTTCTGGGTGCTTGCCTATGGAGGGCCGGACCGCCGGACGGCCCGCGGGGAGGACATTCCCATCGAGGAGCGGGATCCGGCGGAGGTGCTGACGTTTCGGGGCACTCCCATCACCGGGGAGGATGTGAAGGGATATTATCCGGCCTTCGACCTCACGCCACGGGAGCTGGTGACGGGCATCGTCACCAGCCGCGGGATCGAGACCTGGAAGGGCTGA
- a CDS encoding cell envelope biogenesis protein OmpA: MLWIIRKTGDPPEGSSRRRGPAGFPLFCLAVLAVFLWMTAGCAARYGPVLYPNAHLQAVGEVQAQKDIDECEVLAETYIKDHPELETAKSTVAGGAAGAVVGGAAGAVTGSLGRGIGVGAAVGAASGLVHGIARASRPSPLYKKFVDKCLQDRGYEPLGWE; encoded by the coding sequence ATGCTCTGGATCATCCGGAAAACCGGGGACCCGCCTGAGGGAAGCAGCCGCAGGAGAGGGCCGGCGGGTTTTCCCCTGTTCTGTCTCGCCGTCCTCGCGGTCTTCCTGTGGATGACGGCGGGGTGCGCCGCCCGGTACGGTCCGGTCCTGTACCCGAATGCGCACCTCCAGGCCGTCGGGGAGGTACAGGCACAAAAAGACATCGATGAATGCGAGGTCCTGGCGGAAACGTACATAAAGGACCACCCCGAACTGGAAACGGCAAAGAGCACCGTGGCGGGCGGAGCGGCGGGGGCCGTCGTCGGTGGGGCCGCCGGGGCCGTCACCGGCAGCCTCGGCCGGGGCATCGGCGTGGGCGCCGCCGTCGGCGCGGCTTCGGGCCTGGTTCACGGAATCGCCAGGGCCTCCCGTCCCTCCCCGCTGTACAAAAAGTTCGTCGACAAATGCCTGCAGGACCGGGGTTACGAACCGCTGGGGTGGGAATAA
- a CDS encoding crotonase/enoyl-CoA hydratase family protein, which translates to MAEKAPFRVEKEGHVARLILDRPDKRNCMTFDFFRGLIEHFGRFNDDPEVRVVIVQAEGKTFCAGLDLVEGAAILGDGSAKEREKTRWKIRWLQDCISAVERCRKPVIAAVHGHCVGGGIDLTSASDIRLASRDAIFSIRETRIGIVADVGTLQRFPTIVGQGLFRELALTGRDFTAEEALRIGYINRLYDDRDALLKGAWALAEEIAANPPMTVQGVKESILFNRDNGVFPGLDYIAQMNSAILPSKDLMEAVAAFMEKRKPNFVGD; encoded by the coding sequence ATGGCTGAGAAGGCTCCCTTCAGGGTGGAAAAGGAAGGGCATGTGGCGCGGCTGATTCTCGATCGGCCGGATAAGCGCAACTGCATGACGTTCGATTTCTTCAGGGGACTCATCGAGCACTTCGGGCGGTTCAACGACGATCCGGAAGTCCGGGTCGTCATTGTCCAGGCCGAGGGCAAGACGTTCTGCGCGGGCCTGGACCTGGTCGAAGGGGCCGCGATCCTCGGGGACGGATCGGCGAAGGAGCGGGAGAAAACGAGATGGAAGATCCGGTGGCTCCAGGACTGCATCAGCGCCGTGGAGCGATGCCGGAAGCCCGTCATTGCCGCCGTGCACGGCCACTGCGTCGGCGGCGGCATCGACCTGACGAGTGCCTCCGACATCCGCCTGGCCTCCAGGGATGCCATTTTCTCGATCCGGGAGACGCGCATCGGCATCGTGGCCGACGTGGGCACCCTGCAGCGGTTTCCCACGATCGTGGGCCAGGGGCTGTTTCGGGAGCTGGCCCTGACGGGAAGGGACTTCACCGCCGAGGAGGCCTTGCGGATCGGTTACATCAACCGGCTCTACGATGACCGCGACGCCCTGCTCAAGGGTGCCTGGGCACTGGCGGAGGAGATCGCGGCCAATCCGCCCATGACGGTGCAGGGCGTCAAGGAGTCCATCCTGTTCAACCGGGACAACGGTGTTTTCCCGGGGCTCGATTACATCGCGCAGATGAACTCCGCGATCCTGCCAAGCAAGGATCTGATGGAGGCCGTGGCGGCGTTCATGGAAAAGCGCAAGCCCAATTTTGTAGGGGATTAG
- a CDS encoding electron transfer flavoprotein subunit alpha/FixB family protein produces the protein MMAQQPPPPIHVDTVAIAWHSGEDPLPGTCEAVSAARFLSAAPVGRTVVAMCGANPEAAARKVAADTGLPVFALRGSSLDPAAGDDAVPALASFLRVLDPALIILVHDSHGADLAPALAVRLGAACITAVEEFSFRDGRRTFLRPVCRGRMRMEILPETACTVLTVLPGAVSPGFPEDDRAGGRNTRTVSVRIRDAEPGRGRVALRGEVCGEEGGVELAEADVIVSAGRGIGREENLDLIRRLAGLFRNAAVGASRPVCDQGWLGYRHQVGLTGQTVAPDLYVACGISGTSQHLAGMKGSRCIVAVNRDPAAPIFRAAHYGVVEDLTVFLPRLIEAVKG, from the coding sequence ATGATGGCCCAGCAGCCCCCTCCCCCGATCCATGTAGACACCGTCGCCATCGCCTGGCACAGCGGCGAGGATCCCCTTCCGGGAACCTGCGAAGCCGTCTCGGCGGCCCGGTTCCTGAGCGCCGCTCCGGTGGGGAGGACGGTCGTCGCGATGTGCGGCGCCAACCCGGAGGCGGCCGCCCGCAAGGTCGCCGCCGATACGGGACTGCCGGTGTTCGCCCTTCGGGGATCGTCGCTCGATCCCGCCGCCGGGGACGACGCCGTCCCGGCGCTGGCCTCGTTCCTCCGTGTTCTCGATCCCGCCCTGATCATCCTGGTCCATGATTCCCACGGAGCCGATCTGGCTCCCGCCCTGGCTGTCCGCCTGGGCGCCGCCTGCATCACCGCCGTGGAGGAGTTTTCTTTCCGGGACGGCCGGCGAACGTTCCTCCGCCCGGTCTGCCGGGGGCGGATGCGGATGGAGATTCTGCCTGAGACGGCGTGTACCGTCCTGACCGTCCTGCCCGGCGCCGTCAGCCCCGGCTTTCCGGAGGATGATCGTGCCGGCGGCCGGAATACAAGGACGGTTTCCGTCCGGATCCGGGATGCAGAGCCCGGGCGCGGCAGGGTCGCGCTGCGGGGTGAAGTCTGCGGCGAGGAAGGCGGTGTTGAACTGGCGGAGGCGGACGTGATCGTTTCGGCGGGACGGGGAATCGGTCGGGAAGAGAACCTCGATCTGATCCGGCGCCTGGCGGGCCTGTTTCGGAACGCCGCCGTGGGCGCTTCCCGTCCCGTCTGCGACCAGGGCTGGCTCGGGTATCGGCACCAGGTCGGCCTTACGGGCCAGACCGTTGCACCGGACCTTTATGTGGCCTGCGGGATCTCCGGGACATCGCAACACCTGGCCGGGATGAAGGGCTCCCGCTGCATCGTCGCCGTCAACCGGGATCCTGCCGCCCCGATTTTCCGGGCGGCCCATTACGGAGTCGTCGAGGACCTGACGGTCTTTCTTCCCCGGCTGATCGAGGCGGTGAAGGGTTAA
- a CDS encoding CTP synthase yields MKTTKFIFVTGGVLSSLGKGLAAASIAALLESRGLRVTNQKLDPYINVDPGTMSPFQHGEVFVTDDGAETDLDLGHYERFSTTRMGRGNNLTTGQVYYSVIAKERRGDYLGKTVQVIPHITNEIKDFIRTTAEGFDVAIVEIGGTVGDIESLPFLEAIRQFRNEVGRQNAIFIHLTWVPFIKTAGEVKTKPTQHSVKALREIGIQPDILLCRTEDILSEDIKAKIALFCNVEVASVFTAKDVRCIYQVPLNFHREGLDGKIIDLLNIWTGQPHLDAWESVVDRMIGPSGEVCIAIVGKYVNLTDSYKSLNEALVHGGIANDCRVNLRFVDSEKIEKEGLGHQLDGADGILVPGGFGNRGIEGMIMAIHQARTKGIPFFGICLGMQMAVVEFARFVCGMERANSSEFDEETPFPVIDLLPEQKGVTEKGATMRLGSYPCMLEEKTFAHEAYGQWEIQERHRHRYEFNNDFKETLTGKGLRITGTSPDGRLAEIVEIKDHPWYLGCQFHPEFKSRPTSPHPLFARFIEAARAFKSKDGC; encoded by the coding sequence ATGAAAACAACCAAATTCATCTTCGTCACGGGCGGAGTGCTTTCCTCCCTGGGAAAAGGGCTGGCCGCGGCGTCCATCGCGGCGCTCCTGGAATCGCGGGGACTCCGGGTCACGAACCAGAAACTGGATCCCTACATCAACGTCGATCCGGGCACCATGAGCCCCTTCCAGCACGGAGAGGTCTTCGTCACCGACGACGGCGCCGAGACGGACCTGGACCTGGGGCATTACGAGCGGTTCTCCACCACGCGCATGGGCCGCGGCAACAACCTCACGACCGGCCAGGTCTACTACTCCGTCATCGCCAAGGAGCGCCGGGGCGACTACCTGGGCAAGACGGTGCAGGTCATTCCCCACATCACCAACGAGATCAAGGATTTCATCCGGACCACCGCGGAAGGATTCGACGTGGCCATCGTGGAGATCGGCGGGACCGTGGGGGACATCGAGAGCCTGCCCTTCCTGGAGGCCATCCGCCAGTTCCGCAACGAGGTGGGAAGGCAAAACGCCATCTTCATCCACCTGACGTGGGTTCCCTTCATCAAGACGGCGGGGGAGGTGAAGACCAAACCCACCCAGCACAGCGTCAAGGCCCTCCGGGAAATCGGCATCCAGCCGGACATCCTCCTCTGCCGGACGGAGGATATCCTTTCCGAGGACATCAAGGCGAAGATCGCCCTGTTCTGTAACGTCGAGGTGGCCTCCGTCTTCACGGCGAAGGACGTCCGATGCATCTACCAGGTGCCGCTCAATTTCCACCGGGAGGGCCTGGACGGCAAGATCATCGACCTCCTGAACATCTGGACGGGCCAGCCCCACCTCGATGCCTGGGAGTCCGTGGTAGACCGGATGATCGGCCCCTCCGGCGAGGTCTGCATCGCCATCGTGGGAAAGTATGTCAACCTTACCGACTCCTACAAGAGCCTCAACGAGGCCCTCGTTCACGGCGGCATCGCCAACGACTGCCGGGTGAACCTCCGGTTCGTCGATTCGGAGAAGATCGAGAAGGAAGGGCTGGGACACCAGCTCGACGGTGCGGACGGGATTCTCGTTCCCGGGGGGTTCGGAAACCGGGGCATCGAGGGCATGATTATGGCTATTCATCAGGCCAGGACGAAGGGGATTCCCTTCTTCGGGATCTGCCTGGGGATGCAGATGGCGGTCGTCGAGTTCGCCCGGTTCGTCTGCGGGATGGAACGGGCCAACAGCTCGGAGTTCGACGAGGAGACTCCCTTCCCGGTCATCGATCTCCTGCCCGAGCAGAAGGGCGTGACGGAGAAGGGGGCCACCATGCGCCTCGGTTCATATCCCTGCATGCTGGAGGAAAAAACCTTCGCCCACGAGGCTTACGGGCAGTGGGAGATCCAGGAGCGCCACCGGCACCGCTACGAGTTCAACAACGACTTCAAGGAGACCCTGACCGGGAAGGGGCTCCGGATCACCGGCACTTCCCCCGACGGCCGCCTGGCGGAGATCGTCGAGATCAAGGACCACCCCTGGTATCTGGGATGCCAGTTCCACCCGGAATTCAAATCCCGGCCCACGAGCCCGCATCCCCTGTTCGCCCGGTTCATCGAGGCGGCCCGGGCGTTCAAGAGCAAGGACGGGTGCTGA
- a CDS encoding AMP-binding protein — MSDVYAAKPWLNHYDQSIPKKLEYPDISYAEALQKAFQEVPSRVALIYVGTEITYRELDEQSNRFARFLIETGCRPGDVVGFHMPNIPASYIGSAGTQKAGCIFTGVSPLLTAEELAYQLNDSGAKVLITADLLFPVVKQAIGETGVKVVVVASIFDYMPQDVPASPPDPIPGVETLGFKDAIASMPADPVGVKVDPGAACLMMYTGGTTGPPKGALLTNRNIVGHMTQLNAWLGYPMGKHVAMSAFPMFHQAGNFMVMWNMAMGSTNIVIPNPRDLQFFVKAMETHRPTMTVNVPTIYLELLKLPEFRALDFSGVQFFVSGAASFPAENIRQFEEVVGKGKVIEVCGMTETSPVIVALPLHGVKKVGSVGMPVCDTEVKLVDPESGKTVPLGEPGEMVARGPQVFSLGYHNKLEDTAHTLRDGWIYTGDVAVMDEDGYFYIVDRLKDMVSVSGFKVFTQVVDDALHAHPSIDLAATIGLPDPKRPGSELVACAVVLKAGSAGDDEMRQDIIEYMKKTVAPYKVPKVVRFMDALPMSSVGKVLKRELRRIMQEAP, encoded by the coding sequence ATGAGTGATGTGTACGCGGCAAAACCCTGGCTGAATCATTATGATCAGTCCATTCCGAAGAAACTCGAATATCCTGACATATCCTACGCCGAAGCGCTGCAGAAGGCCTTTCAGGAGGTTCCTTCCCGGGTTGCCCTCATTTACGTGGGGACGGAGATAACGTACCGTGAGCTGGATGAGCAGTCCAACCGGTTTGCCCGGTTTCTGATTGAAACGGGGTGCCGGCCCGGCGACGTGGTCGGTTTCCACATGCCCAACATCCCCGCCAGCTATATCGGATCCGCCGGAACCCAGAAGGCGGGCTGCATCTTCACGGGGGTGAGCCCTCTGCTCACCGCCGAGGAACTTGCCTACCAGCTGAACGATTCCGGAGCGAAGGTCCTGATTACGGCGGATCTGCTGTTTCCCGTCGTGAAACAGGCGATCGGCGAAACGGGCGTGAAGGTCGTCGTGGTGGCCTCCATCTTCGACTATATGCCCCAGGATGTGCCCGCTTCGCCTCCGGACCCGATCCCCGGGGTCGAGACGCTCGGCTTCAAGGATGCCATCGCGTCGATGCCCGCCGACCCGGTCGGTGTGAAGGTCGATCCGGGCGCCGCCTGCCTCATGATGTACACGGGCGGGACGACGGGACCTCCGAAAGGGGCGCTCCTCACGAACCGCAACATCGTCGGTCACATGACACAGCTGAACGCGTGGCTTGGCTACCCGATGGGAAAACACGTCGCCATGTCCGCCTTTCCCATGTTCCACCAGGCGGGGAATTTCATGGTCATGTGGAACATGGCGATGGGATCCACAAACATCGTCATTCCCAATCCGCGGGATCTCCAGTTCTTCGTGAAGGCCATGGAGACCCACCGCCCGACGATGACCGTCAACGTGCCCACCATCTACCTGGAATTGTTGAAGCTGCCCGAGTTCCGCGCCCTCGATTTCTCCGGGGTTCAGTTCTTCGTCAGCGGCGCCGCGTCGTTCCCGGCCGAGAATATCCGGCAGTTCGAGGAGGTGGTCGGGAAGGGAAAGGTGATTGAGGTCTGCGGCATGACGGAGACCAGTCCGGTCATTGTCGCCCTTCCGCTGCACGGGGTCAAGAAGGTCGGGTCCGTCGGCATGCCCGTGTGCGACACGGAGGTGAAGCTGGTGGATCCCGAGAGCGGTAAGACGGTTCCCCTTGGAGAACCCGGGGAAATGGTGGCCCGGGGTCCCCAGGTTTTCTCCCTCGGATATCACAACAAGCTCGAGGACACGGCCCACACCCTCCGGGACGGTTGGATCTACACGGGGGACGTGGCGGTCATGGACGAGGACGGATATTTCTACATCGTGGACCGGCTGAAGGATATGGTGAGCGTATCCGGCTTCAAGGTGTTCACCCAGGTTGTGGATGATGCCCTGCATGCGCATCCCAGCATTGATCTTGCCGCGACGATCGGCCTTCCGGACCCGAAGCGGCCGGGCTCGGAGCTCGTGGCCTGCGCCGTGGTCCTGAAGGCGGGATCTGCCGGCGACGACGAGATGCGGCAGGATATCATCGAATATATGAAGAAAACGGTGGCCCCTTACAAGGTGCCGAAGGTCGTCCGGTTCATGGACGCCCTGCCCATGAGCTCCGTAGGCAAGGTGCTCAAGCGGGAACTCCGGAGAATCATGCAGGAAGCCCCGTAA
- the mobB gene encoding molybdopterin-guanine dinucleotide biosynthesis protein B, translated as MSISPGKAEIPILSIVGKSNTGKTTLIERLIPELVRRGWRVATIKHNRHGFQMDHEGKDSWRHRNAGARMTVVASPHEVALVADAPRDYTMAELRDLFIRDVDLVLAEGFKKNPHPKIEVFRPEVHSERLCGPDDHCIAVVTGSDLAPAVPRFGPDEISALCDFIEKSILGGPAP; from the coding sequence ATGAGCATTTCTCCGGGGAAGGCTGAAATCCCCATTCTGTCCATTGTCGGCAAGTCCAACACGGGAAAGACGACCCTTATCGAACGGCTCATTCCCGAGCTCGTGCGGAGGGGCTGGCGGGTGGCGACGATCAAGCACAACCGCCACGGCTTCCAGATGGACCACGAGGGGAAGGACAGCTGGCGCCACCGGAACGCCGGAGCCCGCATGACCGTCGTCGCATCCCCGCATGAGGTGGCCCTCGTGGCGGACGCTCCCCGGGACTACACGATGGCCGAGCTAAGGGACCTCTTCATCCGCGACGTCGATCTCGTCCTGGCGGAGGGATTCAAGAAGAATCCCCACCCCAAGATCGAGGTGTTCCGCCCGGAGGTCCACTCCGAGCGCCTCTGCGGCCCCGATGACCACTGCATCGCCGTAGTCACCGGATCCGACCTGGCGCCGGCGGTTCCCCGGTTCGGGCCGGACGAGATCTCCGCCCTCTGCGATTTCATTGAGAAGAGCATCCTGGGGGGGCCTGCGCCGTGA